In one Conger conger chromosome 5, fConCon1.1, whole genome shotgun sequence genomic region, the following are encoded:
- the allc gene encoding allantoicase: protein MATRQTLKTVTSEPDFLQFNNLACETAGGKVIFATDEWFAPAQNLLKREPAEFIATAFTEYGKWMDGWETRRKRIPGHDWCIVQLGVPGVIHGVDVDTSFFTGNYAPSVSIQAACLKADEIPSQVQEGERIGKAATESEFETVAELHSGTWEELVPVTELKPGYSDSCHCYFPVTFPHRVTHIRLNMYPDGGIARLRVYGIGEKDWSAAPSLDLVDLVALVNGGVCQGYSDAHYGHPRNMIGLGRAPNMGDGWETARRLDRPKVLETDEKDILQVPGSEWAVFRLGHSGVISRIEVDTNHFKGNFPDSCKIEACSLTPEEEEQYLSTKWADVKRGKWKILLPPQKLKPHHIHLFSEEALELTEVVTHVRLVIAPDGGVSRLRLWGRPKAVPSSDTGKLTSKL from the exons ATGGCGACACGGCAAACTTTAAAGACGGTCACTAGCGAGCCTGACTTCCTGCAGTTCAATAACCTGGCCTGTGAGACGGCTGGAGGAAAG GTGATTTTCGCCACAGATGAATGGTTTGCCCCAGCACAAAAtctcttaaag AGGGAGCCTGCAGAGTTCATTGCTACTGCCTTCACAGAGTATGgcaaatggatggatggatgggagaCCAGGAGAAAAAGAATTCCAG GCCACGACTGGTGCATTGTTCAGCTGGGAGTACCAGGTGTTATACATGGGGTCGACGTGGACACCTCCTTCTTCACGGGAAACTAcgctccctctgtctccatTCAGGCAGCGTGCCTCAAAGCAG ATGAGATCCCTTCCCAAGTGCAAGAAGGAGAACGCATTGGGAAGGCAGCTACCGAATCGGAGTTTGAGACTGTTGCAGAG CTGCACTCAGGGACCTGGGAGGAGTTAGTCCCAGTGACGGAGTTGAAGCCTGGCTACTCTGATTCCTGTCACTGCTAttttcctgtcaccttcccaCACAGGGTCACTCATATTCGCCTTAATATGTACCCAG ATGGAGGTATCGCTCGCCTACGCGTCTACGGTATCGGAGAAAAAGACTGGTCTGCAGCTCCCAGCTTGGACCTGGTGGATCTGGTCGCTCTGGTCAATGGCGGGGTGTGCCAGGGATATAGCGATGCACATTATGGACACCCGCGCAACATGATAG GTTTGGGGAGGGCGCCCAATATGGGGGACGGGTGGGAGACAGCTAGGCGGCTGGACAGGCCGAAAGTGCTGGAG ACAGATGAGAAGGACATACTTCAAGTTCCGGGTAGTGAATGGGCAGTCTTCAGACTGGGCCACTCTGGAGTGATAAGCAGGATTGAGGTAGACACCAACCACTTCAAAG GGAATTTTCCAGATTCCTGTAAAATCGAAGCATGTAGTTTGACTccggaggaggaggaacagTACCTAAGCACAAAGTGGGCTGACGTTAAGAGAGGGAAATGGAAGATTCTTCTGCCTCCCCAGAAG CTCAAGCCCCACCACATACACCTGTTCTctgaggaggccctggagctgACTGAAGTGGTCACTCACGTCCGGTTGGTAATCGCCCCTGATGGCGGGGTCAGCAGGCTTCGTCTCTGGGGTCGCCCCAAAGCCGTCCCCTCTTCAGACACCGGGAAATTAACCTCTAAACTGTGA